Genomic segment of Nilaparvata lugens isolate BPH chromosome 6, ASM1435652v1, whole genome shotgun sequence:
GACTTTCCATGTATCAAAACTGTCCCTAATAACATAAGAGATTGGATTTGccataattttttttcgtataGGAATTGCGATTTGCcaagatttttatttcaatttgaatattttgtgattttttttccaataagTATTACGATTTGCCAGAACttttattccaatttgaatattttgtgatttttttcgtaTGGGAATTACGATTTgccagaattttttattttttgcaatttaaatattatgtgatttttttgtttataagagaatattatgatttttcccTCCTCCCATTTGCCATGTAATGCGTTCTATATACCCTGTTTACACTGTATTTATGAATCACTAGATCTATGAATAAGAgagtatttttaaaatttttttgttgtgAATTTTGTTTCGATTCTTCGTTTCATAATTTActattctgtataaatatttgcttctgtgctaaaaaatcaatttaaatcaggttaagcgtattataatttcatctcctACTCCCACTGGCGAACAAGAGTCATCTTATGCGAGTGGTTTTTTTCACTtaccttttattattattacattttggTTGGATTGTGTTGTTatgttgagctttgtttgatttatgtatatgtatttatgagtgtggaataaataaatttgaaaaatttgaatttattagacCAATAATAGTTTGATTATAAGAACTTATCAATCTTATGCAATTATCTTTCTTAATTCTAgtactcttcttcatcatctgttCCTTCCTTCATCATAActttctttcacttttttattattattcttcattaatttgttacaataatgttcctccttcttcatcatatcttaatatttttcaattataatgagGTTTTACTTTTGTTTGTCttacttttatatttttcaattacttttaactgagtttacttattatttcttcttttgtatatttagaataatatttttaattattattttgtaatttcgcAATGTATAATCGTAATGTTATAAATGCAATAGGGTTTTCAAGACCTTGCTTGTGATATGTAAatagatcaatcaatcaatcaatctgtataattaaaagtatGGTATAAGTTTCAAAGTATggtattacaatacaacagttttcgagtgagttctccaacccagggttTCAcaagttatttcaaatatccaatgaaagttatataaatagaactaaggactaATATTGACTAAATAGTATtagaaatttgaagaatgaaactgtCCAAGATTTGCGCCCAGACTAGAATTTGCCCAGAAAgtcaatttctattttttggGTCTTCTCTTACCAATCTTTTCAACAACTTACTGTTGTCCCtcctattaatatttcaagtacAAAAACAGcatttcaaattatgaaaaccGTCATGACACCAGCTAgtcaaatgataattaatttctaTTCCTAGGGAAATCacttaatttgataattttactgTCGTCAAATCcttatcaataattatgtttCTTAGGGAAATCATTCCATATATAATTTTTTCCCATGTAAATCGAATTAGcgctatttattatttattcagctttaattaataaagaaataatttcatagttccctttttccaaaactttttatataaaacacaactagtttcgactttcaagccattttcaagttttttccaaaaacttttactatgaaattatttatttataaattaacaaTTCAAGTGGCCCTATTGAAAAACTTAATCATTGAGGTTTGTTTGTGTGATAATTTCAGGACACGAGACAAGATCTAGAGTGTGCTGTTGTAAAAGTGAAAGGAGTAGTGTCAGTTGTTGTTGACGTGGAGTCTCAGAGGTGCGTGGTGAGAGCCCTGTCGTCGGTCACGCCGCAGTTGGTCGCCGAGACCATAGCTGATAGGACCGACATGGTCCCAAGGCTGGTTCTTCGCAATAAGAACAATCAGGAAGTGAGTGTAATACGGCTGAGTTTTagtagcatttgaataaaattattatttatagaaatcATTCAGACTGGCTCATCAACTATCTAAATTCGGGAGAGAAATAGTTTTAAATTAATTCTGTTGCTTCTCTTCAATCATTGTTTTGATTCTGTGCATGTGTAGATGAgatgaataaatcattattatggCGATGATTTCTTTAGTGAAAAGGGTGAGATTGAGTGCTGAAAAGCTCACTAATTGCTTATCGTATTAACAGGGCTGAATTTGGGAGGAGGGGTCatacttttttaaatataatagatcaaaataaataatattcataaattcaaatattactaaatagtgataattataatattaatttagtacttgaaatttcaatacTTTTCCATTAGTTATTAATGTATGATCTTATGATCTTGATACTGCATAATGGCTAAATCTTCATGATAATGTATTCCATTTGTCAATTTTTCACTTTCTTGTTCAGGGCtactaatattgaaataaaaattagaaaccACAGTactctttcaaaattattcttattataaaaacaaatgtTAAATAGTGTAGTGTAATTTAGTTTTTATGtgcattctattctatttgtcAAGAGTTATATGAACTCAACGGATTTAAAAACGAACAAGTTTATACTTCTTTTCTCCATATTGACacttctatattatgtaaatttactGAAAAAGTTCAGAATATTGCAAATAACATACATTGTGCATATTATGCACAATAACAAATATCAGAAATTAAATTAACCCAACACATTAGAAACTCGACTTGTAACTTCAACGGTATAGTATCAATGATGAACACATCTGGACGGGGGTTCAATTTGAAACTTTTTGTTGTTTGGAGTGACTAAACGACCAATACGTACTAAACGTTGGATTCAATTACAATGTATTAGGTGCATAGAAGGGATGAAGGTATTGAGGTGTGTTGTTGTAGGGGAGTTTTGATTCGCCTGTAAAAAGCATGATATGCTCAAACATTCAAGTATATTCTTtgctacagtgagattcactacatactgtcagcattgtttgtgAATAAGATTAATGATtccaattcaatcaatcaatgctgagtttcaagtgaatttctagtaaatctatttttattgaaatgataatcaattttcaatttttttcagtacCTACAAAATATTCTAGACGAAGATGATGAAACAGACAGTTTGCCTCCTTACTTGGAAGAAGAATACGAACCACCGATAATCGAGAAGAATGCCGTGTCGACATTCGACGCCATACGAACCAACGCATCAGGCTGGCTCAATGCTGCCACCACCTTTCTCCAGAGCTCTTTCTATTGGTGAAATAGAAATACATACTGCCGACCATCAgtattcattaaaatatttctctaaatcaaattcatattttttctaaacAAATATATCTCATGTTGAATGTTTTTTATTGACAGAGGAGAATATTCTACAtgttatattacttgcaatgaAAATAATGCTAACAGGCGCaaacagaatattatttttcagtttcctGAAAAATTGCCTTAGAACGTTAGATTATTAATGTTATAGATGTGATTGTGATAGTACCTACTTGTTTCTCAAGTAATGTGTTTTTTAAACCAAATTCTGTGTTCctattattgttgattggattaatggaatgaaatgaaaatgtcgGAGCCCTCATCTGGTCTGATACTCAATTGAAACAGAAGCTTGCTATTCAGAAGTACACTAATAGAAAAGATTAACCTATTAGTTTataacaaaacaataatttttcaaaatcattaaCAGAACGGTATCAGATTCTTTGGATGGATTGATGAATATGAAGTGTGttgaatgatattattttttattaaatgttTGATTTCGTCTCTCAAATCTAATATATTCTACAAATTGTTCTAAGAAGTTCTTCCTTTTTTGCTGTAGAGAGTTTCACAGTAGAGAATTAAAGAATGTATTGTTACCATTAGGAACGTAACATTTTAAATTGCACTCCATTGTTGTTATGTAAGGCTGGTAGCACTGTTTAGTGGCCAGTTCCATCTGCGGTTAGTCGACATGGAGCGTTACACAAAGGAGCAACCCACTATTATTCTcaaaatgtattataagtgCGGGGAATATTATGCTGAATCGAAAAATTTATGGAATTTTTGGTCAACAATTACGAGACTCATTGAAAATTTCGAGAAAACAGGTTTGCTTTTGTGGATATTAAACAAGACGCCCTTGCATTGGCCGGTCTATCGAGTGAAACAAAGTGTCACTCTGAGTCCAGGAAGACACAAATTTCGTTGGAGAAAGGAAAGTGTGTCACTAAAGTAGTGgatgatattttcatttgatatcGTGTTCCACAATTAACCGCAGGAGTTGCATTTCCCACTGAGTGTCATTGGAATTTTACAACTTTAAATTGGTATACTCTGCAGGTTCAGATGTACCGGTAGTTCTTGCAAAATTTCAACTAGAgactaaggcccgccgcaaagtagacccacgctaatccacgaaaatcaacccacgccgtgggatgttttgtaaaccattgctatagaattattcataatcattcagctgacaagtggattatacattgcatgcattacatagatgtctggagaagcttagcaatggtttacaaaacatcacACGGCGTGGGTTTTTctgtaaaccattgctaatatcggggcaccgagctccgctctggagtacaaaagcatataaaatttattacgaaggaagaaattataatatatttatagttaatacagaaaggttctatctaatcacagtggattgagattaattcccagaggaatgcaaaaaatttctctcacaaatgcatgttaaattttgatcctgattaatttcacgtgaaccaaaaaAGAGAATACCATTTCAAAAAAGATAgtttatctgattggttctacttgaattaatcaggattaaaatttaaccggcactaAATGATTACCTGAAACGGTACCTGattaaatgattacaaaagttcagcTGAGTCATagttttgtctcagtcccacacacatgcactcgctcactcacttctatcatcaacagacgacgaagttgtcagctgtttttccaaggatgaataaatcctttcaatgtccttcagcgagttttcccagggatgagacctagtgaaattgaatttttatatcacaaaagacggcttctcttattggttttCCTGGAATAGagcaggattaaaatttaaccggcttttggtgcaaccggcactaagtacctgattgaatgactgcaatagttcaacagctgagtcgtaattttgtctcagtcccacactcatgcactcgctcactcacttccattatcgacagatgacgaaattatcagctgtttttccaatgatggataattattatccttttttgCCCTTCAGCAAGTATTCCCATtgatgagacctagtgaaattgaatttttatatcataaacatactatgttccgaatttcgtaaaaatcgttagtgCCGTTTAGAGATCCGTtgtacatacataaataaatacattcagcaattgctcgcttaatataataggattgaataataaatctaACATACCATTTGTAtttaatcgaatttttatattataaacctactatgttctgaattttgtgagaaccgttagagccgttttcgagatccggtgaaatataaacatataaacagaaattgctcgtttaatagtataggatagaattattcataataaatcagctgacaagtggagtATTCATTccatgtattattatcattacacagatgtctggagaagcctagcaatggtttacaaaacatcccacggcatggtttgcttttcgtggattagcgtgagtctactttgcggcgggcctaagtGTCAACTAATGGAACTTAGCATGCTtgctaataattttattcagcaATTACGTGAAATTAGATTTCTATTAGAATAGCTTAATAATTGCATTAAGTGTCATTATGAACATAATGAAGACATCACTTTAATTACAAATTAGAGAAACCCTTTTGTATTTGCTCTACTCATAaggtgtaataattattagtggCTGTGTAGAAAGTTGTGTTTATTTCTAgttgaatatattttgaaagaatttcaaattgtgtaaaaaatttgaaagtaaacTGTACCGTGATATTAATGATTTCCATGTTTTCCAATCAATTATGTCGCCTGCAGAAGGATTGTtcactatttttatattatctgaGAAATGCTTGTTTTTCAACTGGTTTTAgaaattgttattttgtaaCAGTATTTTCtaatatcaatttcattttaaagGTCAGCAATGATTATAAAGCATGCTGTTCAAGTTTTATATGAATGTTGAAGTTTGGATTCTATGCTTGTTACAAAATGATTTTAGcttattataattcataaatGTTGAATTTATACAAGTTGAAATCTGCTTAGATGAAGAGAAAAATTAAGTTTTATACATTTATAAGAATTCAAATTTGAGATTACTAAAATACGGTTGTTCAAATGTACTTAATCattgaatatcaattttcataactcaaCAACTATGTTTTTCATTAGTTccatcataaataataatttcatattttccatatattgtaataattaatcatgaaGAGATATGTGCCATATTCTTTTACAGAGATCCCAATTTAGTAATTTGATAGTAGAATCAGTCATTATAGTCAGTAAGAAGtattcaatcatattatttattttagatttCATACCTACTTTCCATAGCTTTTATAGTGATAATCTTCGCTTCGCTGTATTTTATAGTTTGGTAGTAGATTCAATCCAAGGACAAGAATTTATTGTAATAGTGATTCATTACAAATTTATAAGCTCTGGTTAATAAAGCTCTGGATTTTATCCAGATGTGTATAGTTTCAATGCTGTAGCTTCATTGAATAACTGCTCAACCCCATTTCCAAATCCTTCTTTCTCAGCTATCTAATAACTATTTCCTCACTTCTTATTCTCGAAAGTAATCGTTATCACCCTTCAGTATTGTAATGGTAAAAGAAGGACGAGAAGATGCACAAAAATCCACCGTAAAATAGTCATCTAAAGCTTCAGTTCGATGACTGGCGACAATGTTATTATAACTCCAGTGATTGAATATAATTGACTTTTCGTGCAACTGAATCGAGACTTGCGAGTCACAGATAAGCGATTTCCCACAAACTATAGCAATACAATAAACACCTATTATTCACGGAAGTTCATGAGATAGATCACTATCCTATAGAAAAACAAGGCTATATTTGTTGAGGATAGGtttcataaaataatgatttcaaATATATCAAGACTATAATAACGtttacataaaaattataatataatacagtcTCCtagaatgttttaaaataacACACCAATTTTCTTCGAAAACTCCCAAATAACATTAAAATATGGACTTTGATACAAACTAGGTTGGTATTCCTAGGGTCTTTCTCACGATTCTCTGCGCTATCCTATTAAATTCTTCTCGGTCTTCTCTCCACATTTTTGCAGCATCTACATTCGCCCCACTTTCGTCATTTGGTTCTGCAAgatgaataaaacatcatgatATAGAAGATATTTTGGAATTgacttgaataaaaattaaggtaaatttattattacatctatATTGAAGTGGTCATCACAGTTTCTTGGTTAACACATCCAGTCTTGCCAATTgagcttttatttaattctaaaaattataattcattgtaaTTCATTCATAAGattattcatcaaattgaaaattgatgagtTTTCCTAGGAGTACTCATGTCAGATTACAACTTCCACGTTAGTACAGGCGCGGATCCAGTACTCTGAACTGGGAGGGGGGCGATTTGGGAGGTAGTCTGGGAGACCTCCCCATTCGACTCCCTCCACCGGGAGTTGTCTACCTGCCTGTCTGAATCGCCCCCCTCCCAGTTCAGATTCCTGGATCCGCGCCTGCATTAGGATCCTTACAGCGATCATGTTTTACTTTTTATGTAAGTCATGAAGAATTATATGCAGAGgatgatggatggatggatCTCTGCGTTTATTGTCCGTATCAAAGACACTCCGACATGTTCAAGGTGCCCattacattatcaaatattttataaattatctttGACAAGGATCTTTGTGAAaggtaattttaaaaaatatatatatttataacagCCTAATACGGGTACAATAGGGAATTAAATGTTCGATGAAAGTTGGTCagatatttaataaaatattcgaGGCCTTCAGAAACAGAAGACATCTGGAAGCTGGAAACAGTGCATAGGAGCACTTATTCGTTCAAAGGTATTTTAAAGCGATCGTTTTTAAATCATCAGGGAATCTTACATGCAAAAAATAACTATTCATGAAAGGACTAGAGTGAATCGATTGTGAATGGATTGGACAACCTGAAAAGAGGATTTCTATAAATCGCTTACCGGCCAACATGCTGACAACAGATAGTAGTATCTTTTCGACACTTTGCACAGGACTCCACCTCTCCGCACTGGACTCGTAGCCCATGGGGTCATCACCCGGCGCGTGCAGGATCGAAATGCAAACCCTGCCGTCCGCATATACTAGGCAACAAAAAACACGACAATTATTAACAAATTGTCAAAGCAGATAATTATAGTAATAATCGTCCGAAATACAGTAGAGTTAAATCTACTTTGAACTATCggaattggttgaatgagaagaaTTGATGTAATTTATAAGGAATACTGGCAGCTTGaaatgaatttcacaattcaaacAACGACATAGCATACACGTTGTTATTATGATCGCGATAGCTGAGAGCTCAGCCTGTTGTTCttccgaattttgataaaaaCTATGTGATCCAAAAGTTAAcatcaaattttaataattattctcaacgTCTTGTTCTATTAGTGTCATTGTTCTTGATGAATTGAATAGTAAAATGTCCTCATTTGAAAATGACTAGCGTTCAATGAAGGTTTGAATTCAACTCTCCGGTGAACTTCTGACTTATTTGATGAAAAAGCATTATGATATTTTCCATAATCCAATACAGCAACAGAGAAGTggtatcaatattataaaaattatacaatatcggaatattaaaaatattgattcagCTAGGATTTACTTTGTTAGGTTGATAAGGAAAATAATATGTACTGAATTGGATTGTATgttagaataatcaatattatgaatgaatatgataatgattaataaatatTGTGGATGAGGGCAGATAGCAAATATATTTTACCCATTTAGAAACTAAAACAAGATGAAAAGTGGAAtacaaatatttaaattataattaaaaaaaatccaaattacaTGCTGTCATCCAGCCTTGAGACTTCTGATATTATTGCAGATATTGACAACAGTATCATCATGCATAACATGcctataaaaaacaaaatacaaagagCACAAAAAACATATCtactgtattatatttatattaaaaacagtaAACTTACTGTTGGGGTGGAACATTTCACATGTGAACTGCATTTTTGGTGGACTTAGGGGATAGTCTGGAGGAAAAACCAGTTTGGCTGGAAAAACACCGCCTTCAAAACAGGTTCCATCCGGACCTctgaaacataattataaacttagatgaaaacaaaaaaagtaattttatgAATCACTTTGAACACTTTTATAACGACATTTATGGTTATTATAAACAGTATGTAGATATTATGCACAATATACCTTAGTGATAGTTCAGGCATTAAGAATCTCGGAGGCTACGAGCCAACACACCTTTGATCAATATGACAAGTAACACTAGATTTGTTATAGCAAAgagatgtatttatttatttttcaagggCATCCCTTCACGAGTATTTAAAGCCCAGGTGATAATGATGAGGGGATGAATGACAATGCCACACAAACGCTTCCGTATGTGAAGATGAATGAAGGAGAGATGATGAAATGAAATCTGAGAACGAGCACCCAGCCGACACAAAATGAGAGTGGAGTAATACAACCCTAATCACCTGACAAATCCACAGTAAGAACCACTTGCTACTCACTACTATCTGGTAAGAACTAATACAATTCATACCCTCTACATTCATGCCCCATTAACAGATTGAGGCAAATTTCAGTTCACTTATATCTGAATCGATAAATTCCTTAATTGTGTAGAAAGCTTTCCTTTTTAGCCATGTCTATAAAGctgttttgaatttatttagaGGGGCATTTGGGAGTTTCTATTTTGAACAGTTTCTATAGATTTGTCTGCATTGATGATTGTTGTGTCGTCAGCATagagaatttattttatttacaaggGAGAAAATTTGGGAAATCGTATATGTTAATTGTGAATGGTAGTGGTCCCAGTATTGAACCTTGAGGACACCTTTTTTTATAGGCATGACATCAGAAGCTTCATTGTTCACTAATACAATCTGGGTCCTGTTTTGTAGATAAAATTCAAGCAGGTTTAGTAACTTTTTGTACACCATAGTGTCTTAATTTCCATAGTGTCttaaaaaaattagaatatcATGTGAGATGGTGTCAAAAGCTTTGCTTAGGTCTAACAGGGTTGCACAGGTGTGTTGTTTATTCTGAAAGCCTCTATGAATATCTGAGACAACTCTTTCTACTGCTTTCACTGTTGATCTTTTGGGCCTAAAGCCACACTGCGCGTCACTGAATAAATCATTACTCTCAAAAAGTACATAGAGTTGGGCATGCATAcagtattctattatttttgatattattgggATTAGCGAAATTGGTCGGTAGTTACTTGGGTCTGTCTTGCTGTCTTgctaattgtttttttttttaggccggttacagagctcgaccgaccgtcagtgcgtacgtcagtcgcgcttgtcttcTCCATaatattccatgtatccgtacagagcaggactgacggcacgcatgcgcacggtcaggaccatgcgttttatacagcgtacgaggaccatcggtcgagctcgtgcgtatccgttccatcggtcgactgacccgctattgaaacaaatagaagctttcagagctgtactgatcagtagcccgatcgcaacataaccaatgtgctgacaccaGCACCAATgtgcccgacaatcagctgatattgaattgaatagcataataaGTGAATTCAATTAACattgtcatatttgaattcagagtttttctatacatttcttcaatcatttctaaattttttattggaaaaatcatatattattaatattatctacatttgtttgatccgtagcttaaagtgactgcaagtattccaaatagtgatacaagctcgaattaactcatcaaaatttctgatggacattctgaggtagttgaaaaatgtatcttcaccccaagcaatgatgtatataatggtactaaattccctttgaaatgctctttgggcgaccatcgggtgaacttgatatctacgtcttttaatctttcgtttacgaagataataagctgcaataacaatctgtaaaggcgtacattttgtgagtcagagaaactgatgtatggtcaggatgatgcatacgcactgacggtcggtcgagctctgaatgtgtaaaactgattcatcgatgcgtacggtcaggatggtacatacgcactgacggtcggtcgagctctgtaaccggccttaggCATTCTGGGTATGTTCCCTgctttaatattttgttgattagtaTAAGTAGGGGATGTAGTATTTCTTGTGAGATGGATTCAATAACAAAGTTTGAGAGACCATAGTAATCATCTGACTTTGAGTTTTTCAGTTTACTAATATTGctttttgtagtttttttatCTATTGTTTGCCAAGTAAAGCTTTTATTTTCATTGGAAACTGTCATTAATTCTAGGGGGTCAGAGTTGTTCTGTATTAATGCTGTTGGGGAGATTTGTTTACTCATGTTTGAATTGGTGAAATAAGCATTCAATGTATTGGGGGATATTGGAATATTGTTTTGAGCCACCTTTTTGGTGTTGATCTCTTCTTTTATTACTGTCCATGTCACTTTGCATTTGTTTTTAAAGTTGAGAATGAAGTTATCATTTGCTGTTCTTTTAGCTGAACTGGTCTCatctttatattatttgtttattctatTGTATGGCTCTCTGTATGACTTATTTTCTTTGGATTTGTCGTAGTATAATTTGCACTTTAACCTAATTCTATTGAGGTGAGGGGTGTACCAGTTCTTGAGAGCTTGTGGTTTATAGATGAGCTGATACGCGGTGATTCATGTCTGATGCGACATGCTTCGAAGATACTCTTACTCGTGTCGCACGTAGTGTGGGAGCGCTAGTGATgtaaaattcccgggaatttaagaTCGAGGAAATATTCCCAGGGAATTTAAGAGAAATATccccaaaaatcataaattcccgggaatttatgggaacttaaggaaatttattatttctttcataaaaaatgacCGAAAAATACGTTTTTGTTACACAAGGTCTCAATCACCTGTTATACAGCTGATTTATGTGAGAAATATAAGGatgaataacttataaattgtaATAAGTTAAAAGAAAACATTAATTTGAAGTTCATAGACTGAAAGGAGAAATGAGCATTCAATTGCACCACTATTATAATGCTACTTTCATGTCTTACAagttgaataagatttttttaCTTACTAATAAATGCCTGTAGATCAGGTCAACAAAGTATTGAGTGTAATTTAACTTTCATTGCATGATTTTATTCGATTTCTCcgcacaaaaataattcaaccctAAATAAAGATTCGAATAGGATATAAatccaaaaattagaaattataaaatacagcaaaataggcTAAACTAAAACAAGGAGCATACTCGAGTTTAATTCActattaaaaagaaaataattccaCACCTCACAACCTTTCAAGAGTCATTGAGGCTTGTAATAAGATAGGCCTACTAGTCcgggcaacgaatgctcaaaaagatatagagggaaaagtttggtaCCAAACTTTTGTCCTCGAAGTTATTTTAAGGGTAGTGAGGGGGGTAAGCATATAagaagtcctcactcctaccacaCACAACTCTAAAATTGCtataaaaattgatagaaagctaaaaatgatgaaaaaatacattaaattgaagagaattgaatgctctacaactcactgtcttttaaatagtcctatagtccagtcaatgaaata
This window contains:
- the LOC111059361 gene encoding ubiquitin-conjugating enzyme E2 G2; protein product: MAGSALRRLMAEYKQLTLNPPDGIIAGPINEENFFEWEALITGPDGTCFEGGVFPAKLVFPPDYPLSPPKMQFTCEMFHPNIYADGRVCISILHAPGDDPMGYESSAERWSPVQSVEKILLSVVSMLAEPNDESGANVDAAKMWREDREEFNRIAQRIVRKTLGIPT